One stretch of Nocardia mangyaensis DNA includes these proteins:
- a CDS encoding glycosyltransferase, translating to MSGQRPEKSQPSVPGGFSMTDRLEATDAPVEPAAVLPDDAELPEGAELADLRTETGPQARIVAVVVTHKRRELLAESLKVLASQSRPVDHLIVVDNANEDAVAELVAQQPIEATYLGSRHNLGGAGGFALGMLHALTLGADWVWLADDDGRPDGPEVLATLIDCARRHDLVEVSPVVCDIDEPDRLAFPLRRGVVWRRLRSELGDEDFLPGIASLFNGALISAKAVDLIGVPDLRLFVRGDEVEVHRRLVRSGLPFGTCLQTAYLHPNGAEEFKPILGGRMHTQYPDDPVKRYFTYRNRGYLMSQPGMRKLLPQEWIRFSWFFLVTRRDPAGLKEWFRLRSLGRNEHFGKPE from the coding sequence ATGAGCGGTCAACGGCCGGAGAAGAGCCAGCCCAGTGTGCCCGGCGGGTTCAGCATGACCGACCGGTTGGAAGCGACCGATGCCCCGGTCGAACCCGCGGCGGTCCTGCCCGATGACGCCGAGCTGCCCGAGGGCGCGGAACTGGCCGATCTGCGGACCGAGACCGGCCCCCAGGCGCGGATCGTCGCGGTGGTCGTCACGCACAAGCGCCGGGAACTGCTGGCCGAGTCGTTGAAGGTGCTGGCCTCGCAGTCGCGGCCCGTCGACCATCTGATCGTGGTCGACAACGCCAACGAGGACGCGGTCGCGGAGCTGGTCGCCCAGCAGCCGATCGAGGCGACCTACCTGGGTTCGCGGCACAATCTCGGCGGCGCGGGCGGTTTCGCCCTCGGCATGCTGCACGCGCTCACCCTCGGCGCGGACTGGGTCTGGCTGGCCGATGACGACGGCCGCCCCGACGGCCCCGAGGTGCTGGCCACGCTGATCGATTGCGCGCGCAGGCACGATCTGGTCGAGGTCTCGCCAGTGGTCTGCGACATCGACGAACCCGACCGTCTCGCCTTCCCGCTGCGTCGCGGCGTGGTGTGGCGGCGGCTGCGCTCCGAGCTCGGCGACGAGGACTTCCTGCCCGGCATCGCCTCGCTGTTCAACGGGGCGCTGATCTCGGCCAAGGCCGTCGACCTGATCGGCGTGCCCGACCTGCGCCTGTTCGTGCGCGGCGACGAGGTCGAGGTGCATCGTCGGCTGGTCCGCTCGGGTCTGCCGTTCGGCACCTGCCTGCAGACCGCCTACCTGCATCCCAACGGCGCCGAGGAATTCAAGCCGATCCTCGGCGGTCGTATGCACACCCAATACCCGGACGACCCGGTGAAGCGCTATTTCACCTATCGCAACCGCGGCTACCTGATGTCACAGCCGGGCATGCGGAAGTTGTTGCCGCAGGAGTGGATCCGCTTCTCCTGGTTCTTCCTGGTGACCCGCCGCGATCCGGCCGGACTCAAGGAATGGTTCCGGCTGCGCTCCCTTGGCCGCAACGAGCATTTCGGCAAACCCGAATAG
- a CDS encoding SDR family NAD(P)-dependent oxidoreductase yields MTTSPRTALITGASAGIGAAFAHHLAASGYQLLLVARRADRLQELATQLAERHDVRCEVFAADLTDPAAPAAIVDHAEQQGLDIDVLINNAGLSGKTAFADTPWDALAGEIQLMVTAPTELAHLVIPGMKERHWGRIVNLSSVAAFAPPGAGLLYTGVKSYVLNASQALDMELKPHGIHVTALCPGFTRTEFHDVMGTRDKADHLPGILWQQPDAVVTEGWAAVMKGKPVCVPGTVNKISAAVMKPLPIRLGYLVGKTFNPFKDS; encoded by the coding sequence ATGACCACATCCCCCCGCACCGCCCTGATCACCGGCGCGTCCGCCGGCATCGGCGCGGCATTCGCCCACCATCTGGCCGCAAGCGGCTACCAGCTGCTACTCGTCGCCCGTCGCGCCGATCGCCTGCAGGAGCTCGCCACACAGCTGGCCGAACGCCACGATGTGCGCTGCGAGGTTTTCGCCGCCGACCTCACCGACCCCGCTGCCCCCGCCGCGATCGTGGACCACGCCGAACAGCAGGGCCTGGACATCGACGTCCTGATCAACAACGCGGGCCTGTCGGGCAAGACCGCGTTCGCCGACACCCCGTGGGACGCCCTGGCCGGGGAGATCCAGCTGATGGTGACCGCCCCGACCGAACTCGCCCACCTGGTCATCCCCGGCATGAAGGAGCGCCACTGGGGCCGCATCGTCAACCTGTCCTCGGTCGCCGCGTTCGCCCCACCCGGCGCCGGCCTGCTCTACACCGGCGTCAAGTCCTACGTCCTCAACGCCTCGCAAGCCCTGGATATGGAACTCAAACCCCACGGCATCCATGTCACCGCCCTGTGCCCCGGCTTCACCCGCACCGAGTTTCACGATGTGATGGGCACTCGGGACAAGGCCGACCACCTGCCCGGCATCCTCTGGCAGCAGCCCGACGCCGTCGTCACCGAGGGCTGGGCAGCCGTGATGAAAGGCAAACCCGTGTGCGTCCCGGGTACCGTCAACAAGATCTCCGCCGCCGTCATGAAGCCCCTGCCCATCCGCCTGGGCTACCTCGTCGGAAAGACCTTCAACCCCTTCAAGGACAGCTGA
- a CDS encoding TetR/AcrR family transcriptional regulator, which translates to MPRNRRPQNREEKREEIIAAAQRLLIDDGFESASTARIAKSAGVTVNTIYWYFKDKDELLIEVLDRVLAEALAAYAAIDSLSLNDRLLWVVDQLEQLRGLVNTVHARAASSPAIDTWHTAFHQLADALFADNLRTAGVTETDLPAMSAIGTFVIEGLLTHQRDDADKRAVIDLLVRSLTAASDRPGPN; encoded by the coding sequence GTGCCAAGGAATCGACGCCCGCAGAATCGCGAGGAGAAGCGCGAGGAGATCATCGCCGCCGCGCAACGCCTGCTCATCGACGACGGCTTCGAATCCGCGTCCACGGCGCGGATCGCCAAGAGCGCGGGAGTCACTGTCAATACGATCTACTGGTATTTCAAGGACAAGGACGAGTTGCTCATCGAGGTCCTGGACCGCGTCCTGGCCGAGGCACTCGCCGCCTACGCGGCGATCGACAGCCTGTCGTTGAACGACCGCCTGCTGTGGGTGGTCGACCAGCTGGAGCAGCTGCGCGGGCTCGTCAACACCGTGCACGCCCGCGCCGCGAGTTCCCCCGCCATCGACACCTGGCACACCGCGTTCCACCAGCTGGCCGACGCGCTGTTCGCCGACAACCTCCGCACCGCTGGAGTCACCGAGACCGACCTCCCGGCCATGTCGGCCATCGGGACCTTCGTCATCGAAGGACTTCTCACCCATCAGCGCGACGACGCGGACAAGCGAGCGGTCATCGACCTGCTCGTACGCAGCCTCACCGCCGCCTCCGATCGACCCGGGCCGAACTGA
- a CDS encoding NAD(P)H-quinone oxidoreductase, which translates to MHAIELNGFGGPEVMEWTVTVDPEPGPGEVLVEVIAAGVNRADLLQRRGLYPPPADASSVLGLECSGTIVALGTGVTDWQVGDRVCALLSGGGYAEVVAVPATQLLPIPDGLDPVAAAGLPEVAATVWSNLVMTAGMRAGQLVLLHGGGGGIGTHAIQVARRCGARVAVTAGSDEKLARCAELGAEVLINYRTQDFVEVIASESPAGADIILDNMGATYLERNVEALAPHGQLVVIGMQGGVNGTLNLGALLRKWGTVHATNVRSRPRTGVGSKAEIVAAVRAQLWPQVAAGDVVPVISAEVPIAEAARAHEMLDEPDTFGKVILRLRD; encoded by the coding sequence ATGCACGCAATCGAGTTGAATGGGTTCGGTGGGCCCGAGGTGATGGAGTGGACCGTGACGGTCGATCCGGAGCCCGGGCCAGGGGAAGTTCTGGTCGAGGTCATCGCGGCGGGGGTGAACCGGGCCGATCTGTTGCAGCGGCGGGGGTTGTATCCGCCGCCCGCTGACGCGAGTTCGGTGTTGGGGCTGGAGTGTTCGGGGACGATCGTCGCGCTCGGGACGGGAGTGACCGACTGGCAGGTGGGCGATCGGGTGTGCGCGCTGCTGTCGGGGGGCGGGTACGCGGAGGTGGTCGCGGTGCCGGCCACCCAACTGCTGCCGATCCCGGACGGGCTCGATCCCGTCGCAGCCGCGGGGCTGCCCGAGGTGGCGGCCACGGTGTGGTCGAACCTGGTGATGACCGCGGGGATGCGGGCTGGGCAGTTGGTGTTGCTCCACGGTGGTGGGGGTGGGATCGGGACGCACGCGATTCAGGTGGCTCGGCGGTGCGGTGCGCGGGTGGCGGTGACGGCGGGGTCGGACGAGAAGCTGGCCCGGTGCGCCGAATTGGGGGCCGAGGTGCTGATCAACTATCGGACGCAGGACTTCGTCGAGGTGATCGCGAGCGAGTCGCCGGCGGGTGCCGACATCATTCTCGACAACATGGGCGCGACGTATCTGGAGCGCAATGTGGAGGCACTGGCCCCGCACGGGCAGCTGGTGGTGATCGGCATGCAGGGCGGCGTCAACGGCACGTTGAACCTGGGTGCGCTGCTGCGCAAGTGGGGCACGGTGCACGCCACCAATGTGCGCAGCAGGCCGCGGACCGGCGTCGGCAGCAAGGCCGAGATCGTGGCGGCGGTGCGAGCACAGTTGTGGCCGCAGGTCGCCGCGGGTGACGTTGTTCCGGTGATCTCGGCGGAGGTGCCGATCGCGGAGGCGGCGCGGGCACACGAGATGCTCGACGAGCCGGACACCTTCGGCAAGGTGATCCTGCGTCTCCGCGACTGA
- a CDS encoding PRC and DUF2382 domain-containing protein: protein MSRATLDSLIGATAYDAHGEKIGKVKQIYLENATGSPTWASVSTGLFHGDSLVPLAGAEHQPDQDALRLRVDKNEVKSAPHLDEGGRISPAAEQELFAHYHVDPRAAGWNTYGRQQIRPGADEPMTHGQRAEDSVIRSEEQLRVETDSEEVGTARLRKYVVEEEQTFTVPTTHEEVRVEREPITGERGPTEIGEEEREVLLHADQVHVDKEAVPVERVRLAVDEVDDEQQVSGTVRKERVETEGVQDDPRRT, encoded by the coding sequence ATGAGCAGAGCAACCTTGGATTCCCTGATCGGCGCGACCGCGTACGACGCGCACGGCGAGAAGATCGGCAAGGTCAAGCAGATCTATCTGGAGAACGCGACGGGTTCGCCGACCTGGGCCTCGGTCTCGACCGGGCTGTTCCACGGCGACTCCCTGGTGCCGCTGGCCGGCGCCGAGCACCAACCCGACCAGGACGCGCTGCGCCTTCGAGTCGACAAGAACGAGGTGAAATCCGCGCCGCATCTCGACGAGGGCGGCCGGATCAGTCCGGCAGCCGAGCAGGAACTGTTCGCGCACTACCATGTCGATCCGCGGGCCGCGGGCTGGAACACCTACGGCCGTCAGCAGATTCGGCCCGGTGCCGACGAACCGATGACGCACGGCCAACGCGCCGAGGATTCGGTCATCCGCTCGGAGGAACAGCTGCGCGTCGAGACCGACAGCGAGGAGGTCGGCACCGCCCGGCTGCGCAAGTACGTCGTGGAGGAGGAGCAGACCTTCACGGTGCCCACGACGCACGAGGAGGTCCGCGTCGAACGTGAGCCGATCACCGGCGAGCGCGGGCCGACCGAGATCGGCGAGGAGGAACGCGAGGTCCTTCTGCACGCCGATCAGGTGCACGTCGACAAGGAGGCCGTTCCCGTCGAGCGGGTGCGGCTGGCGGTCGACGAGGTCGACGACGAGCAGCAGGTGTCCGGCACCGTACGCAAGGAACGCGTGGAAACCGAAGGAGTGCAGGACGATCCGCGCCGGACCTAG
- a CDS encoding nitric oxide synthase oxygenase: MDDTSDLVTTPDTELDRRLRECDEFFRNPELGHLPTQRRLGALAELRETGTYRQTAEEILIGAKLAWRNHARCVGRKHWRSLKLLDARRVTSAHELSEVCWQHLRLATNGGAIQSMITVGPPRDPGGAEYRIESSQLIRYAGYRNGDGTVTGDPANIAATEQALALGWHGERTPFDVLPVLISTPTEDLQYFDVPRELVREVELSHPDYPWFAGLGLKWHALPAVSNMDLEVGGVTYSFAPFNGWYVGTEIGARNLSDSDRYNMLPLIADMMGLDTSSVRTLWRDKALIELNHAVLHSFRTSGVHMVDHHTVAKQFCDHVQREESAGRACPTDWSWVNPPISSGLTPTFHRYYDPPDLDVRPNFVRRD; this comes from the coding sequence TTGGACGACACGAGCGATCTCGTCACCACACCCGACACCGAGCTCGACCGTCGGCTGCGCGAATGCGACGAGTTCTTCCGCAACCCCGAACTCGGGCATCTGCCCACCCAGCGACGCCTCGGCGCACTCGCCGAACTGCGCGAAACCGGCACCTATCGACAGACCGCCGAGGAGATATTGATCGGCGCGAAACTGGCTTGGCGCAACCACGCTCGCTGCGTGGGCCGCAAACACTGGCGGTCGCTGAAACTGCTCGACGCGCGCCGAGTTACTTCCGCGCACGAGCTTTCCGAAGTGTGCTGGCAACATCTACGACTGGCCACCAATGGCGGCGCCATCCAGTCGATGATCACGGTGGGCCCCCCGCGTGATCCCGGCGGTGCCGAATACCGCATCGAGAGTTCCCAGTTGATCCGCTATGCCGGATACCGCAACGGTGACGGCACCGTCACCGGCGATCCGGCCAATATCGCCGCCACCGAGCAGGCACTCGCGCTGGGCTGGCACGGCGAGCGGACACCCTTCGACGTGTTGCCCGTTCTGATCAGCACGCCCACCGAGGACCTGCAGTACTTCGACGTCCCCCGCGAACTCGTTCGCGAAGTCGAGCTGAGCCACCCCGACTACCCGTGGTTCGCCGGGCTCGGCCTGAAATGGCATGCGCTGCCCGCGGTCTCGAACATGGACCTCGAGGTCGGCGGTGTCACCTACTCCTTCGCCCCGTTCAACGGCTGGTACGTCGGCACCGAGATCGGCGCGCGCAATCTCAGCGACAGCGACCGCTACAACATGCTCCCCCTGATCGCCGACATGATGGGTCTGGACACCTCATCGGTGCGCACGCTCTGGCGCGACAAGGCCCTGATCGAACTGAATCACGCTGTCCTGCACAGTTTCCGCACCTCGGGAGTGCACATGGTCGACCATCACACGGTCGCCAAGCAGTTCTGCGACCACGTCCAGCGCGAGGAATCCGCCGGCCGGGCCTGTCCCACCGACTGGAGCTGGGTCAACCCGCCGATCTCCTCCGGACTCACGCCCACCTTCCACCGCTACTACGACCCGCCCGACCTGGACGTGCGCCCCAACTTCGTCCGCAGGGACTGA
- a CDS encoding cysteine desulfurase-like protein — MTYDVARVRGLIPSLGDGWIHLDPQAGMLVPDSVSRAVSTGFRTSSFSHIGRHGAATRSGAILDAAREAVADLVGGDPAGVVLGPDRAVLLAWLAESLSSRLGLGTGIVLSRLDDEANVAPWLRIANRYGAHVRWAEVEIETCEMPSWQFEELIGPTARLVALTAASPIVGSAPAVRVAADRVHDVGGLLVADAFGAAPYALIDIDELNADVVALSAPSWGGPQVGALVFRDPAFLDRIPSMSLNPYAKGAERLEVGGHQYALLAGLTESIDFLAALDDRATGTRRERLEMSITSLQDYHDQLFDHLMQVLEKVEGLTVIGRASTRIPTVSFTMAGMQAEKVAAKLADNRIGTVSGVHGGSRLLDALGVNDEGGAVTIGLAPYTTRYEIDQLGRALITLE; from the coding sequence ATGACTTATGACGTCGCGAGGGTTCGGGGCCTGATACCGTCCCTCGGCGACGGCTGGATCCATCTTGACCCGCAGGCGGGGATGCTGGTTCCCGATTCGGTATCGCGTGCCGTCTCAACGGGTTTCCGTACCTCCTCGTTTTCGCACATCGGCCGCCACGGTGCGGCGACACGCAGCGGCGCCATTCTCGACGCCGCCCGCGAGGCGGTCGCCGACCTGGTCGGCGGAGATCCGGCCGGCGTCGTGCTCGGACCCGATCGTGCGGTGCTGCTGGCCTGGCTGGCGGAATCGCTGAGCTCGCGCCTTGGCCTCGGTACCGGCATCGTGCTCTCGCGCCTCGACGACGAGGCCAACGTCGCGCCGTGGCTGCGCATCGCCAACCGCTACGGCGCGCACGTGCGCTGGGCCGAGGTGGAGATCGAGACCTGCGAGATGCCGTCGTGGCAGTTCGAGGAACTGATCGGCCCGACCGCGCGCCTGGTCGCGCTCACCGCCGCGTCCCCGATCGTCGGCTCCGCGCCCGCGGTCCGGGTGGCCGCCGACCGGGTGCACGACGTCGGGGGCCTGCTGGTCGCCGACGCGTTCGGCGCCGCGCCGTACGCGCTGATCGACATCGACGAGCTCAACGCCGATGTGGTGGCGCTGAGCGCACCGTCGTGGGGCGGCCCGCAGGTGGGCGCGCTGGTCTTCCGCGACCCGGCCTTCCTCGACCGGATCCCGTCGATGTCGCTCAATCCCTATGCCAAGGGCGCTGAACGGCTCGAGGTGGGCGGACACCAGTACGCCCTGCTGGCCGGGCTCACCGAGTCGATCGACTTCCTCGCCGCGCTCGACGATCGCGCCACCGGCACCCGTCGCGAGCGGCTGGAGATGTCGATCACCTCGCTGCAGGACTACCACGATCAGCTCTTCGATCATCTGATGCAGGTGCTGGAGAAGGTCGAGGGCCTCACCGTGATCGGCCGCGCCTCCACCCGCATCCCCACCGTCAGCTTCACGATGGCCGGGATGCAGGCGGAGAAGGTGGCGGCCAAGCTCGCCGACAATCGGATCGGCACGGTCAGCGGGGTGCACGGCGGGAGCCGGTTGCTCGACGCGCTCGGGGTCAACGACGAGGGTGGCGCTGTCACCATCGGGCTGGCTCCCTATACGACTCGCTACGAGATCGACCAGCTCGGCCGCGCGCTCATCACCCTCGAGTAG
- a CDS encoding bacterial proteasome activator family protein produces the protein MTHSEDVPESIVVIGPDGRPLTVPADADGAAAFTGQVVPDDEKADDGSGESLADMVEQPAKVMRIGTMIKQLLEEVRAAPLDDASRSRLKQIHKSSVRELEQGLAPELREELERLTLPFTEESVPSDAELRIAQAQLVGWLEGLFHGIQTALFAQQMAARAQLEQMRQGALPPGMHTVDPKAGGHVGGGQYL, from the coding sequence ATGACGCACTCGGAGGATGTCCCCGAATCCATCGTCGTGATCGGTCCCGACGGCCGTCCGCTCACCGTGCCCGCCGACGCCGATGGCGCGGCCGCCTTCACCGGACAGGTCGTCCCCGACGACGAGAAGGCCGACGACGGGAGCGGCGAGTCGCTGGCCGACATGGTCGAGCAGCCCGCCAAGGTGATGCGCATCGGCACCATGATCAAACAGTTGCTCGAAGAGGTGCGCGCGGCACCGCTCGACGACGCCAGCCGCTCGCGCCTCAAGCAGATCCACAAGTCCTCGGTCCGCGAGCTCGAGCAGGGCCTGGCCCCCGAGCTGCGCGAGGAGCTGGAACGGCTGACCCTGCCCTTCACCGAGGAGTCGGTGCCCTCGGACGCGGAACTGCGCATCGCCCAGGCCCAGCTGGTCGGCTGGCTGGAGGGCCTCTTCCACGGCATCCAGACCGCGCTGTTCGCCCAGCAGATGGCCGCGCGCGCCCAGCTCGAACAGATGCGTCAAGGGGCGCTGCCGCCGGGCATGCACACCGTCGATCCCAAAGCGGGCGGTCACGTCGGCGGCGGGCAATACCTGTAG
- a CDS encoding ABC transporter permease, producing MVSDSQTFKRAFKDMREGLHQRELWLSLGWQDIKQRYRRSVLGPFWITIATGLQALAMGLLYSTLLNQPISEYLPYVTIGLIVWNVISAAILDGSDVFIANEGLIKQLPSALSVHVYRLVWRQFLFFLHNAAIYLLLLAVFSIWRDLDASVLLVIPAVLLLFLNAMWISIAFGIFATRYRDIAPILGSMTLMLFVLTPVMWSTKALENSVGGMSDRARLVEIVPTFHYLEIVRAPLLGEPSALRHWVIVGVITLIGWIVAILALKQYRARVPYWV from the coding sequence ATGGTGTCGGACTCGCAGACGTTCAAGCGCGCGTTCAAGGACATGCGCGAGGGCCTCCATCAACGCGAGCTGTGGTTGTCGCTGGGCTGGCAGGACATCAAGCAGCGGTATCGCCGGTCGGTACTCGGTCCGTTCTGGATCACCATCGCGACCGGTCTGCAGGCGCTGGCGATGGGCCTGCTGTATTCGACTTTGCTCAATCAGCCGATCAGTGAGTATCTGCCCTATGTGACGATCGGCCTGATCGTCTGGAATGTCATCAGTGCCGCGATTCTCGACGGCTCCGATGTATTCATCGCCAATGAGGGTCTGATCAAGCAGTTGCCCTCGGCGCTGAGCGTGCACGTCTATCGACTGGTGTGGCGACAATTCCTCTTCTTCCTCCACAATGCGGCGATCTACCTCTTGCTGCTGGCGGTGTTCTCGATCTGGCGTGATCTCGACGCCTCGGTGCTGCTGGTGATCCCCGCGGTCCTGCTGCTGTTCCTCAACGCGATGTGGATCTCGATCGCGTTCGGCATCTTCGCCACCCGCTACCGCGACATCGCCCCGATCCTCGGCTCGATGACGCTGATGCTGTTCGTGCTGACCCCGGTCATGTGGTCGACGAAGGCGCTGGAGAACTCGGTCGGCGGGATGAGCGATCGCGCCCGGCTGGTCGAGATCGTGCCCACCTTCCACTACCTCGAGATCGTGCGCGCCCCCCTGCTGGGCGAACCGTCGGCGCTGCGGCACTGGGTGATCGTCGGCGTGATCACGCTGATCGGCTGGATCGTCGCGATCCTGGCGCTCAAGCAGTACCGTGCCCGCGTCCCGTACTGGGTTTAG
- a CDS encoding ABC transporter ATP-binding protein: MSRVSIETHEAWVEFPIFDAKSRSLKKAFLGKAGGAIGRNSSDVVVVEALRDINLSLKEGDRIGLVGHNGAGKSTLLRLLSGIYEPSRGSARIRGRVAPVFDLGVGMDPEISGYENIIIRGLFLGQTRKQMLAKIDEIADFTELGEYLSMPLRTYSTGMRVRLAMGVVTSIDPEILLLDEGIGAVDAEFMKKARTRLQSLVARSGILVFASHSNEFLAQLCDTAMWIDHGQIRLHGGIEEVVRAYEGPEAGNHVAQVLRELETEGATGEKELEQNQA; encoded by the coding sequence ATGAGCCGTGTGAGTATCGAAACCCATGAGGCGTGGGTCGAGTTCCCCATCTTCGACGCCAAGTCGCGGTCGCTGAAGAAGGCGTTCCTGGGCAAGGCGGGCGGCGCGATCGGGCGCAACAGCTCCGATGTGGTGGTCGTCGAGGCGCTGCGCGACATCAACCTCTCGCTGAAAGAAGGCGACCGGATCGGTCTGGTCGGCCACAACGGCGCGGGCAAGTCGACGCTGCTGCGGCTGCTGTCGGGTATCTACGAACCCTCGCGCGGCAGTGCCCGCATCCGCGGCCGGGTGGCCCCGGTGTTCGACCTCGGTGTCGGCATGGACCCGGAGATCTCCGGCTACGAGAACATCATCATCCGCGGTCTGTTCCTCGGGCAGACGCGTAAGCAGATGCTGGCCAAGATCGACGAGATCGCCGATTTCACCGAACTCGGTGAGTACCTGTCGATGCCGCTGCGCACCTACTCCACCGGCATGCGGGTGCGGCTGGCGATGGGCGTGGTGACTTCCATCGACCCCGAGATCCTGCTGCTCGACGAGGGCATCGGCGCGGTCGACGCGGAGTTCATGAAGAAGGCCCGCACCCGGCTGCAGTCGCTGGTCGCGCGCTCGGGCATCCTGGTCTTCGCCAGCCATTCCAACGAGTTCCTGGCCCAGCTCTGCGATACCGCGATGTGGATCGACCACGGGCAGATCCGCTTGCACGGCGGAATCGAAGAAGTTGTGCGAGCGTACGAGGGTCCCGAGGCGGGTAATCACGTGGCACAGGTGCTGCGTGAACTGGAGACCGAGGGTGCGACGGGCGAGAAGGAACTGGAGCAGAACCAGGCATGA
- the rsgA gene encoding ribosome small subunit-dependent GTPase A yields MVDYDRLVPYGWTEAVANEYLPQLDPDRTPARIVRMDRSECDVATPSGPARATCTRDLTGLCTGDWVGLDSEGTVRQLLPRRSAIVRSSVSGRSVAQVLAANVDTVLICTAADGDVDLGRIERMLALAWESNAQPIVVLTKADAAEDIPLDVVRAIAPGATVLAVSAAAEVGLDVLTALLDGTVALIGPSGAGKSTLANALLGEEVFATNAVRAVDGKGRHTTVHRELRALPGGGTLIDTPGLRGIGLHDAAEGLSKTFSDIESLTADCRFTDCAHESEPGCAVLAAVDNGTLPERRLASYRKLAKENEYQAAKTDKRLAAEREKVWRDITKFQRRHYRARGHR; encoded by the coding sequence ATGGTCGACTACGACCGTCTCGTCCCTTACGGCTGGACCGAAGCCGTAGCCAACGAATACCTCCCCCAGCTCGACCCCGATCGCACACCGGCCCGGATCGTCCGGATGGACCGCAGCGAATGCGATGTGGCGACACCGAGCGGACCGGCCAGGGCCACCTGTACCCGCGACCTCACCGGTCTGTGTACCGGCGACTGGGTCGGCCTCGACTCCGAAGGCACTGTGCGACAACTGTTGCCGCGACGCTCAGCGATCGTCCGGTCGTCGGTCTCGGGTCGATCCGTCGCCCAGGTGCTGGCCGCCAATGTCGACACCGTGCTGATCTGCACCGCCGCCGACGGCGATGTGGACCTCGGACGGATCGAGCGCATGCTCGCCCTCGCCTGGGAGAGCAACGCCCAGCCGATCGTGGTGCTCACCAAAGCCGATGCGGCCGAGGACATCCCACTCGACGTGGTGCGCGCGATCGCGCCCGGTGCGACGGTACTCGCGGTGAGCGCCGCCGCCGAGGTGGGGCTGGATGTGCTGACCGCGTTGCTCGACGGCACCGTCGCGCTGATCGGTCCGTCCGGCGCGGGCAAGTCGACCCTCGCCAACGCGCTGCTCGGCGAGGAGGTGTTCGCCACCAACGCGGTGCGCGCGGTCGACGGCAAGGGCCGCCACACCACCGTGCACCGGGAATTGCGGGCGCTACCCGGGGGCGGCACGCTGATCGACACGCCAGGTCTGCGTGGCATCGGCCTCCACGACGCCGCCGAGGGCCTCAGCAAGACCTTCAGCGATATCGAATCCCTCACCGCCGATTGCCGTTTCACCGACTGCGCGCACGAGTCCGAACCCGGCTGCGCGGTCCTGGCCGCCGTCGACAACGGCACGCTGCCCGAACGCCGCCTGGCCAGCTACCGCAAACTCGCCAAGGAGAACGAGTACCAAGCAGCCAAAACCGACAAACGCCTGGCCGCCGAACGCGAAAAGGTCTGGCGCGACATCACCAAATTCCAGCGCCGCCACTACCGAGCCCGCGGTCACCGCTGA